A single region of the Erythrobacter sp. HL-111 genome encodes:
- a CDS encoding DUF2460 domain-containing protein: MAFWLARERRAQETTFIQRFDPRFWTINFPRPAMASVVAEGPDAVRVDVELHHEDELVGLIWESVDRFDHPLLGYATDRDYSHTSLSFRWRSEGLIPLDQPNGPTLTIEGRDAAGTVRVWYVRLWNYAEGSPTDARITLPFSALESGYTLPGEPVHPADIDRMFISIVAPGYNPESTAPLPGRVNGRVIMSEIEADGGRAMLETGDVLLPIHGLRMATAYDDAYNQTPARLLRNIVGLGYRSDIVHYVGMSHFMRLARTAGGALLAEPSGRICEPAKSWHDAFLELARENGLEVIVSLSYELFDDYCPEDWKQRTAAGLPALTGWSPPSTLLSPASAPAMGWLAEVARGFVAMLRAANLPVRFQIGEPWWWITTAGEICLCDDAARAALGGEPVAIGDLRQPLGQEAIALLDAAGALLADSTAALTAAVRDAAEGPAEVLLLAFMPTILDPAMPEVHRANLPQSWAAPAFDRLQLEDYDWLTAGADGLRRQGYAFADAKLGYPPGQQDYLAGFVLDPADAESFWPRIDRGIDEAAARGIARQYVWALPQVTRDGYTRLPPTGTSDMQSFDDVLYPFALGRNTAVAPEFSTSIALTASGHERRNALWSDALMHFDVGPGIRSEAELAELIAFFRARYGPARGFRISDPYDHSSNGMTGVPTMLDQLIGTGDGLRADFPLVKTYGTGPEPQVRPITRPRGDTLLVSVAGTPSADWTLGPLGIIRFLAAPPEGAEVRAGFLFDVPVRFAEDRIDIAGVNFAAGEAPSIPLVELREAR, translated from the coding sequence ATGGCATTCTGGCTGGCGCGCGAGCGGCGCGCGCAGGAAACGACTTTCATCCAGCGGTTCGATCCGCGCTTCTGGACCATCAACTTTCCCCGCCCGGCAATGGCTTCGGTGGTGGCGGAGGGTCCGGACGCGGTTCGCGTCGATGTCGAACTCCACCACGAAGACGAACTCGTCGGTCTGATCTGGGAAAGCGTGGACCGCTTCGACCACCCGCTTCTGGGCTATGCGACCGATCGCGATTACTCGCACACGAGCCTCAGCTTTCGCTGGCGCTCCGAAGGCCTGATCCCGCTCGACCAGCCGAACGGCCCGACCCTCACGATCGAAGGCCGCGATGCAGCAGGCACGGTCAGGGTCTGGTACGTGAGGCTCTGGAATTATGCCGAGGGATCGCCCACCGACGCCCGCATCACCTTGCCCTTCTCGGCGCTCGAAAGCGGCTACACCCTGCCCGGCGAACCGGTCCATCCTGCGGATATCGACCGGATGTTCATTTCCATCGTCGCCCCGGGCTACAATCCCGAAAGCACCGCGCCCCTTCCCGGGCGAGTCAACGGCCGGGTCATCATGTCCGAGATCGAAGCCGATGGCGGACGGGCCATGCTCGAAACGGGGGACGTGCTGCTGCCGATCCATGGCCTGCGGATGGCGACGGCCTACGACGATGCCTACAATCAGACCCCTGCGCGTTTGCTGCGCAACATCGTCGGGCTCGGCTATCGCTCGGACATCGTCCATTACGTCGGGATGAGCCATTTCATGCGGCTCGCCCGGACCGCTGGCGGCGCGCTGCTCGCGGAGCCTTCGGGCCGGATCTGCGAACCGGCGAAATCGTGGCATGACGCTTTTTTAGAACTCGCCCGGGAGAACGGTCTCGAGGTGATCGTCTCGCTCTCCTACGAATTGTTCGACGACTATTGCCCGGAAGACTGGAAGCAGCGCACGGCCGCGGGTCTGCCGGCGCTCACGGGGTGGTCGCCGCCTTCGACGCTGCTTTCCCCGGCCAGCGCCCCGGCGATGGGCTGGCTTGCCGAGGTCGCGCGAGGCTTCGTGGCGATGCTGCGCGCGGCGAACCTGCCGGTGCGGTTCCAGATCGGCGAGCCCTGGTGGTGGATCACCACAGCGGGTGAAATCTGCCTTTGCGACGACGCTGCAAGGGCGGCGCTTGGCGGGGAGCCGGTTGCGATCGGCGACCTGCGCCAGCCCCTGGGGCAGGAAGCGATCGCCCTGCTCGATGCAGCCGGCGCCCTCCTCGCCGATTCCACCGCTGCCCTCACCGCCGCCGTCCGCGATGCCGCCGAGGGGCCTGCCGAGGTCCTTCTCCTCGCGTTCATGCCGACGATCCTTGATCCGGCGATGCCCGAAGTTCACCGTGCCAACCTGCCGCAAAGCTGGGCGGCACCGGCGTTCGATCGCCTCCAGCTGGAAGATTACGACTGGCTGACCGCGGGAGCGGACGGGCTACGCCGACAGGGCTATGCCTTCGCCGATGCGAAGCTCGGCTATCCGCCCGGCCAGCAGGATTACCTCGCGGGCTTCGTCCTCGACCCGGCGGATGCGGAAAGCTTCTGGCCGCGCATCGACCGCGGCATCGACGAAGCCGCCGCCCGCGGCATCGCGCGGCAATACGTCTGGGCGCTGCCCCAGGTCACGCGCGACGGCTACACCCGCCTTCCTCCAACCGGGACCAGCGACATGCAATCCTTCGACGATGTGCTCTACCCCTTCGCACTGGGCCGCAACACCGCCGTGGCGCCGGAATTCTCGACCTCGATCGCGCTGACCGCGTCCGGGCATGAGCGGCGCAACGCGCTCTGGTCGGACGCGCTGATGCATTTCGATGTCGGTCCCGGCATCCGCTCCGAAGCCGAACTGGCCGAACTCATCGCCTTCTTCCGCGCCCGCTACGGCCCGGCGCGAGGGTTTCGCATCAGCGATCCGTACGACCACAGCTCGAACGGCATGACGGGTGTTCCGACGATGCTGGACCAATTGATCGGGACGGGCGACGGGCTGAGAGCCGATTTCCCGCTCGTGAAGACCTACGGCACCGGACCCGAGCCGCAGGTCCGGCCGATCACGCGCCCACGCGGCGACACGCTCCTCGTGAGTGTCGCGGGCACGCCGAGCGCCGACTGGACGCTAGGGCCGCTCGGCATCATCCGGTTCCTCGCAGCGCCGCCGGAAGGGGCGGAAGTTCGCGCGGGCTTCCTGTTCGACGTGCCGGTCCGCTTCGCCGAGGACCGGATCGACATCGCCGGCGTCAATTTCGCCGCTGGGGAAGCGCCGAGCATCCCGCTCGTCGAACTGCGAGAGGCTCGCTGA
- a CDS encoding DUF2163 domain-containing protein, which translates to MRVFFDRELDTAATFWRVYRRDGVALGFTSHDRDLFCGGIMHKAAPGMVPSAIRLNADLSRDNAEVEGVLSHDSIRADELAAGLFDQAAIEIGIVDWELLDWHVLYSGRLGRIESDDRSFAAELKSAKQDLEQDIVPRTSPTCRAAFCGPGCGLSAIRFTSIRTLADLDFDRNRARFASLDAAACINGRVRFLEGPQTGLALGIVGGSGDWVTLDRPLAGGTPLGARAEIREGCDRTLATCASRFGNALNFRGEPFLPGNDLLARHGAGG; encoded by the coding sequence ATGCGCGTGTTTTTCGACCGGGAGCTCGATACCGCCGCGACATTCTGGCGGGTCTACCGACGCGACGGGGTGGCGCTCGGCTTCACCAGCCATGACCGCGATCTCTTCTGCGGGGGCATCATGCACAAGGCGGCCCCGGGCATGGTTCCTTCGGCCATCCGGCTTAATGCCGACCTGTCGCGCGACAACGCCGAGGTCGAGGGAGTGTTGAGCCACGATTCGATCCGCGCGGACGAACTCGCGGCGGGCCTGTTCGATCAGGCCGCGATCGAGATCGGGATCGTCGACTGGGAATTGCTCGACTGGCATGTGCTCTATTCGGGCCGGCTCGGCCGGATCGAAAGCGACGACCGCAGCTTCGCAGCCGAACTCAAGTCCGCCAAGCAGGACCTCGAACAGGACATCGTGCCGCGGACCAGCCCGACTTGCCGCGCCGCGTTCTGCGGCCCCGGCTGCGGCCTGTCCGCGATCCGGTTCACGAGCATTCGCACCCTGGCGGATCTCGACTTCGATCGCAATCGCGCCCGCTTCGCATCGCTCGATGCGGCGGCCTGCATCAATGGGCGCGTCCGGTTCCTCGAGGGTCCCCAGACAGGCCTTGCGCTCGGCATCGTGGGCGGAAGCGGCGACTGGGTGACGCTCGACCGACCTCTGGCCGGGGGCACACCGCTTGGGGCGAGGGCCGAGATCAGGGAAGGGTGCGACCGCACGCTCGCGACCTGCGCCTCGCGGTTCGGGAACGCGCTCAATTTCCGCGGGGAGCCCTTCCTTCCGGGCAACGACCTGCTGGCGCGACACGGTGCCGGTGGATGA
- a CDS encoding DUF2793 domain-containing protein, whose protein sequence is MVDPITFPSRTDGLGLPLLFAGQAQREIFLNQAFCLLDSLMTRAVTAALDAPPADPAEGACYRVLDEATGEWSGRDRSIAVRIGGGWHFVPPQAGMQVFDRAARCWYHFEGDWTRAVQPPAPEGGTVIDQEARDGLMQLIAALRNIGLLSPDSA, encoded by the coding sequence ATGGTTGATCCGATCACTTTCCCTTCCCGGACCGACGGGCTGGGATTGCCGCTGTTATTCGCCGGCCAGGCACAAAGGGAGATCTTTCTCAACCAGGCCTTCTGCCTGCTCGATTCCCTGATGACCCGGGCCGTCACCGCGGCGCTCGACGCACCCCCGGCGGATCCGGCGGAAGGCGCCTGCTACAGGGTCCTTGACGAAGCGACGGGCGAATGGAGCGGCAGGGATCGCTCGATCGCGGTCAGGATCGGCGGCGGATGGCATTTCGTGCCCCCCCAGGCCGGAATGCAGGTCTTCGATCGGGCCGCGCGGTGCTGGTATCATTTCGAAGGGGATTGGACCCGGGCCGTGCAGCCGCCCGCCCCCGAGGGCGGGACGGTCATCGATCAGGAAGCGCGCGATGGCCTCATGCAACTTATCGCGGCGCTCCGTAACATAGGTTTGCTCTCGCCCGATTCCGCCTGA
- a CDS encoding MFS transporter, with protein sequence MSDDIKGLPSAADDRVPAYSWYALSVLVLVYVLNFIDRQILSILANDIKRDLGVDDAYLGFLYGTAFAIFYALFGIPLGRLADSWKRVRLMTLGLTLWSAMTAFSGFARDASTLSVARIGVGVGEATASPSAYSLISDWFPARLRATALAIYSSGLYIGGGISLAIGGFIVDGWNRAYPAGDPWLGLAGWQAAFVAVGLPGLLLAVWVATLREPIRGAIDGMVSPEDPHPFRGFVRELYTIIPGFTFFGAAARGWRSLALNIAVFAFSLAAAHGLTVALGSGEGAIVLGLGGLLGANLPEVTDQWLLLAIGYYAVFCWASALRVRDYPTFALTWGSPAFLCTILGYGTVAFMAYSASYWGAPYAERTFAEVSKSALGFWLGGGGAVGGFLGVILGGRLADVLLERTPTGRVWVIMFGLLSPIPFAVAQYTTSSWTLFIVLNIVTSALAASALGAAAATSQSLVLPRMRGTATATFFLATTLVGLALGPYLAGYVSARNDGDLSVGVLTTLWITPIGLALLATAARLVPKAAATIAERARAAGEPDIAIRDA encoded by the coding sequence TTGAGCGACGACATCAAGGGCCTGCCGAGCGCAGCCGACGACCGCGTGCCCGCGTACAGCTGGTATGCGCTGAGCGTGCTCGTGCTGGTCTATGTCCTCAACTTCATCGACCGGCAGATCCTCTCGATCCTGGCGAACGACATCAAGCGCGATCTCGGTGTCGACGATGCCTATCTCGGGTTCCTCTACGGCACGGCCTTCGCGATTTTCTACGCGCTGTTCGGCATCCCGCTCGGTCGCCTCGCGGACAGCTGGAAGCGCGTGCGGCTGATGACGCTCGGGCTGACCCTGTGGTCTGCGATGACGGCCTTTTCGGGATTCGCCCGGGATGCCTCGACCCTTTCCGTTGCGCGGATCGGCGTGGGTGTGGGGGAAGCCACCGCGAGCCCGTCCGCCTATTCGCTGATCTCCGATTGGTTCCCGGCCCGGCTGCGCGCGACGGCGCTCGCGATCTACAGTTCGGGGCTCTATATCGGCGGGGGCATCTCGCTGGCGATCGGCGGGTTCATCGTCGACGGCTGGAATCGCGCCTATCCGGCGGGCGATCCGTGGCTGGGGCTCGCGGGTTGGCAAGCCGCGTTCGTGGCGGTGGGCCTGCCCGGCCTGCTTCTGGCGGTCTGGGTTGCGACCCTGCGCGAGCCGATCCGCGGCGCGATCGACGGGATGGTCTCTCCGGAGGACCCGCATCCGTTTCGCGGCTTCGTGCGCGAACTCTACACGATCATTCCCGGCTTCACCTTCTTCGGTGCCGCGGCGCGGGGATGGCGGAGCCTTGCTCTCAACATCGCGGTTTTCGCGTTTTCCCTGGCAGCCGCCCATGGGCTGACGGTGGCGCTCGGCTCGGGTGAGGGGGCGATCGTGCTCGGTCTCGGGGGGCTGCTCGGGGCAAACCTGCCGGAGGTCACCGACCAATGGTTGCTGCTGGCGATCGGCTATTACGCGGTCTTCTGCTGGGCGAGCGCGCTGCGCGTGCGGGATTATCCGACCTTCGCGCTGACCTGGGGGTCACCGGCGTTCCTGTGCACGATTCTCGGCTACGGAACGGTCGCCTTCATGGCCTATTCCGCCTCCTACTGGGGCGCGCCCTATGCCGAACGGACCTTCGCCGAAGTCTCGAAATCCGCCCTCGGCTTCTGGCTCGGCGGCGGCGGGGCAGTCGGCGGTTTTCTCGGGGTCATTCTCGGCGGCAGGCTCGCGGACGTGCTGCTGGAGCGCACCCCGACAGGCCGGGTCTGGGTGATCATGTTCGGGTTGTTGAGTCCGATCCCCTTCGCGGTGGCGCAATACACGACCTCGAGTTGGACCTTGTTCATCGTGCTGAACATCGTCACGAGCGCGCTGGCGGCATCGGCGCTCGGCGCGGCGGCGGCGACCAGCCAGTCGCTCGTGCTTCCCAGGATGCGCGGCACCGCGACGGCGACCTTCTTCCTCGCAACGACCCTGGTGGGCCTCGCCCTAGGCCCCTACCTCGCCGGTTACGTATCGGCGCGCAATGACGGCGATCTGTCGGTAGGGGTGCTGACGACCCTGTGGATCACGCCGATCGGCCTTGCCCTGCTCGCCACGGCAGCCCGTCTGGTGCCCAAGGCCGCCGCCACGATCGCCGAGCGCGCGCGGGCCGCCGGTGAGCCGGACATAGCCATTCGGGACGCCTAG
- a CDS encoding phage tail protein, translated as MATLVLTALGTAIAGPVGGAIGGLVGRQADQAIFGGGRREGPRLKELAVTTSSYGQAVPRQFGRMRIAGTIIWATDLVEAKSSQGGGKGRPSTTTYSYSASFAVALSSTPISAVRRVWADGRLLRGAAGDLKVAGMMRTYRGHGDDPVDPLIAADRGSNAPAFRDFAYVVFENLELSDFGNRIPALTFEVIGEDEAHVRMDRLFPQIDADASDLLLPHARGFADEGGPVANTLAAIDQVYPLSVSLSAGKVCLSARADIPEDAPLLPEELAGSARGGAVERRLHRGEDGEREPVALRYYDEARDYQPGVQRAIGERTDGRETMLDLPATMLAENARRLANAKAHRARWRRERRSWLCAALDPSIRPGSVVRLPEVPGMWLVRDWEWHDRGIELGLERLPPTFDETAPGDPGSSNLAEDLALPATVLDAFELPADGTQSPGSIAIFAAASASTAAWRGAALFVERGESLLEIGSTGSARAMTGMLASDLRPSGCHLIEQGAALEVETSREDGFFPDTDVSGLAAGANRLLVGGEVLQYLRGERTGPTRWKLSGLLRGRGGTEHLAQHRHVAGTRVILLGEALVPLDPARVAPTAGTRLAAIGRGDANPVFAMLGNVGASRRPLAPVHPALLVDAAGTWTFGWTRRARGQWRWDDRVEVPLVEEREEYLVGFGPVEEPHATWPTQVGSIDLSLSVRTDLLGAHGPGPVWVKQVGTYSHSPPLLLGHLS; from the coding sequence ATGGCGACACTCGTGCTCACGGCGCTCGGGACAGCGATCGCAGGCCCGGTCGGCGGCGCGATCGGAGGGCTCGTCGGCCGGCAGGCGGACCAGGCCATCTTCGGGGGCGGTCGGCGCGAAGGCCCGCGGCTCAAGGAACTCGCCGTCACCACCTCGAGCTACGGCCAGGCGGTGCCGCGCCAGTTCGGGCGGATGCGGATCGCCGGGACGATCATATGGGCGACCGATCTCGTCGAGGCGAAATCGAGCCAGGGAGGCGGAAAGGGTCGACCATCGACCACGACCTACAGCTATTCGGCCTCCTTTGCCGTCGCGCTTTCGAGCACGCCGATCAGCGCGGTCCGCAGGGTCTGGGCCGATGGCCGGCTGCTGCGGGGCGCCGCCGGCGATCTCAAGGTCGCAGGGATGATGCGAACCTATCGCGGCCATGGAGACGACCCGGTCGATCCGCTCATCGCCGCGGACCGCGGCAGCAATGCCCCCGCGTTCCGCGACTTCGCCTACGTCGTTTTCGAGAATCTCGAACTGTCCGACTTCGGCAACCGCATTCCCGCGCTCACATTCGAGGTCATCGGCGAGGACGAGGCCCATGTGCGAATGGACCGGCTGTTTCCGCAGATCGATGCCGATGCGAGCGACCTCCTGCTGCCCCATGCACGCGGTTTCGCGGACGAGGGCGGGCCGGTCGCGAACACGCTGGCAGCGATCGACCAAGTCTATCCGCTATCCGTTTCCTTGTCCGCGGGGAAAGTCTGCCTTTCTGCGCGGGCGGACATCCCGGAAGATGCCCCGCTATTGCCCGAAGAACTGGCCGGATCCGCTCGCGGCGGTGCGGTCGAGCGGCGCCTGCATCGCGGCGAGGACGGCGAGCGGGAACCGGTTGCTCTGCGCTATTACGACGAGGCACGCGACTACCAGCCGGGGGTGCAACGCGCGATCGGCGAACGGACCGACGGGCGCGAGACGATGCTCGACCTTCCCGCGACGATGCTTGCCGAGAATGCGCGGCGGCTCGCCAACGCGAAAGCACACCGCGCCCGCTGGCGGCGCGAGCGCAGGTCATGGCTGTGCGCTGCGCTCGATCCCTCGATCCGGCCGGGAAGCGTCGTTCGCCTGCCCGAGGTGCCCGGGATGTGGCTCGTCAGGGACTGGGAATGGCACGATCGGGGGATCGAGCTCGGGCTCGAACGGCTCCCGCCGACCTTTGATGAGACGGCGCCCGGTGATCCCGGATCGTCCAATCTTGCCGAGGACCTAGCGCTTCCGGCAACGGTGCTCGATGCGTTCGAACTGCCTGCGGACGGGACGCAGTCGCCCGGTTCGATTGCGATCTTCGCTGCGGCCAGCGCATCGACGGCGGCATGGCGCGGTGCGGCGCTTTTCGTCGAACGGGGCGAAAGCCTGCTCGAGATCGGCAGCACCGGCTCTGCGCGCGCGATGACGGGGATGCTGGCGAGCGACCTGCGGCCGTCAGGGTGCCACCTGATCGAACAGGGTGCAGCGCTCGAGGTGGAGACGAGCCGCGAGGATGGATTCTTCCCGGACACCGATGTTTCCGGTCTCGCAGCGGGAGCGAACCGGCTCCTGGTCGGCGGAGAGGTACTTCAGTATCTGCGGGGCGAACGAACCGGGCCGACGCGCTGGAAGCTGTCGGGCCTCCTGCGCGGAAGGGGGGGAACCGAACACCTCGCCCAGCATCGCCATGTCGCCGGAACCCGGGTGATCCTGCTGGGCGAGGCCCTCGTGCCCCTCGATCCGGCGAGAGTCGCGCCGACTGCTGGCACCCGCCTGGCGGCGATCGGCCGGGGCGACGCGAACCCGGTTTTCGCTATGCTGGGCAATGTCGGCGCATCGCGGCGTCCGCTCGCCCCGGTCCATCCCGCTCTTCTTGTCGATGCGGCCGGGACCTGGACCTTCGGCTGGACGCGCAGGGCACGCGGGCAGTGGCGGTGGGACGACCGAGTCGAGGTCCCGCTCGTCGAGGAACGCGAGGAATACCTGGTCGGCTTCGGACCGGTGGAGGAACCCCACGCGACCTGGCCGACCCAGGTGGGCTCGATCGATCTGTCGCTTTCGGTCCGCACCGACCTGCTCGGCGCGCACGGACCGGGCCCCGTCTGGGTCAAGCAGGTCGGCACCTATTCGCATTCGCCGCCGCTTCTGCTGGGGCACCTATCCTGA
- a CDS encoding OmpA family protein has translation MRKIVIGMAMASTALSAPAMAREGQWYIQGDGGAMIVEDISFDVDGNPSDAQADFSEGYDFGAAVGYDFGAFRIETEASYRAADLEDLSAGAAGLQAGNPAGGPGTAVFGETLPASGEFNALSFMLNGLFDFGSDDGIQAFFGGGIGVARVDLEGSVALSGPGAFDDSDTGLAWQLLAGVRAPLSDNWDVGLKYRYFNAEDVNVIDTRGIGFNTDLTSHSILGSIIYNFGGEEEAPPPPPPPPPPPPPPPPPPPPPPPPPPPPAPPPCNTGPYIVFFDFDESRITAEAATILDSAVTAYANCGNASVMLAGHTDRAGSATYNMALAARRNDSVREYLEGRGVPDGRITSEAFGESQPRVPTADGVREAQNRRVEITYGPGSGM, from the coding sequence ATGCGTAAAATCGTCATTGGTATGGCGATGGCTTCGACTGCACTCTCCGCGCCCGCCATGGCTCGCGAGGGTCAATGGTACATCCAGGGTGACGGTGGTGCCATGATTGTCGAGGACATCTCGTTCGACGTGGACGGCAACCCGAGCGATGCTCAGGCCGATTTCAGCGAAGGCTACGACTTCGGCGCTGCGGTGGGTTACGATTTCGGCGCCTTCCGCATCGAAACCGAGGCCAGCTATCGCGCGGCCGATCTCGAAGATCTTTCCGCCGGTGCGGCAGGCCTTCAGGCCGGCAATCCGGCGGGCGGTCCCGGTACTGCCGTCTTCGGTGAAACGCTTCCTGCCAGTGGCGAGTTCAACGCGCTCAGCTTCATGCTGAACGGCTTGTTCGATTTCGGCTCCGACGACGGCATCCAGGCCTTCTTCGGTGGTGGTATCGGTGTTGCACGCGTCGATCTCGAAGGCTCCGTCGCGTTGAGCGGCCCGGGCGCGTTCGACGATTCCGACACCGGCCTTGCCTGGCAGCTTCTTGCGGGCGTCCGCGCTCCGCTGAGCGACAACTGGGATGTCGGCCTGAAGTATCGGTACTTCAACGCCGAAGACGTGAACGTCATCGACACCCGCGGCATCGGCTTCAATACCGATCTGACCTCGCACTCGATCCTCGGCTCGATCATCTACAACTTCGGTGGCGAAGAAGAGGCCCCGCCGCCTCCGCCGCCCCCGCCGCCTCCGCCTCCGCCGCCGCCTCCCCCGCCGCCGCCTCCCCCGCCGCCGCCGCCGCCTCCCGCGCCGCCGCCGTGCAACACGGGCCCCTACATCGTCTTCTTCGACTTCGACGAGTCGAGGATCACGGCTGAAGCGGCGACCATTCTCGACAGCGCGGTGACGGCCTATGCCAATTGCGGCAACGCCAGCGTCATGCTTGCCGGCCACACCGACCGTGCGGGCAGCGCGACCTACAACATGGCTCTTGCGGCTCGTCGCAACGATTCGGTGCGCGAGTATCTCGAGGGCCGGGGCGTTCCCGATGGTCGGATCACGAGCGAAGCCTTCGGCGAATCCCAACCGCGCGTCCCGACCGCGGACGGTGTTCGCGAGGCGCAGAACCGCCGCGTGGAGATCACCTACGGTCCCGGTTCGGGCATGTAA
- the queC gene encoding 7-cyano-7-deazaguanine synthase QueC, translating to MTKSGGDQERPAAVVLLSGGLDSMVTAAIARERGFAVHALTVDYGQRHRLELQSARRIAARLELAEQVEIALDLRKFGGSALTDAIEVPKDGVGSAIPVTYVPARNLVFLALTTAFAEARGSRDIFIGVNALDYSGYPDCRPEFIASFTETARLGTKAGVEGRPFTVHAPLQHLTKADIARECARLGLDPAWSWSCYDPTEEGLACGACDSCRLRKKGFAEAGLVDTTRYAT from the coding sequence ATGACGAAAAGTGGAGGCGACCAGGAACGACCGGCTGCCGTCGTGCTGCTTTCGGGCGGGCTCGATTCCATGGTGACCGCGGCAATCGCGCGCGAGCGGGGCTTTGCGGTCCATGCGCTGACGGTCGACTACGGGCAGCGCCATCGCCTCGAACTGCAATCCGCCCGCCGCATTGCCGCGCGGCTCGAACTGGCCGAGCAGGTCGAGATCGCGCTCGATCTGCGAAAGTTCGGGGGGTCGGCGCTGACCGACGCGATCGAGGTTCCGAAAGACGGGGTCGGCAGCGCGATACCCGTGACCTATGTTCCGGCGCGCAATCTCGTGTTCCTTGCCCTGACGACCGCCTTCGCCGAGGCCCGCGGTTCGCGGGACATCTTCATCGGGGTGAATGCGCTGGATTATTCCGGCTATCCCGATTGTCGCCCCGAATTCATCGCGAGTTTCACCGAAACGGCGCGGCTGGGCACCAAGGCGGGTGTGGAAGGCCGGCCCTTCACGGTTCATGCGCCGCTCCAGCACCTGACGAAAGCGGACATAGCACGCGAATGCGCGAGGCTCGGGCTGGACCCGGCATGGAGCTGGTCGTGCTACGACCCGACGGAGGAGGGGCTCGCCTGCGGAGCATGCGATTCCTGTCGCCTGCGGAAAAAGGGATTTGCCGAGGCTGGACTAGTCGACACCACGCGCTATGCGACGTGA
- a CDS encoding Hsp33 family molecular chaperone HslO, which yields MKPARSTSELPETYSDKLLGFTLPGRNARGRVVRLDGVINEVLSAHDYPAPITHLLGEALVLGALMGSLLKDEGGQLTMQAQTQAGVVSLLVCDYRGGSMRGYADFDAEALAGLGANPTLAALFGEGYLAITFETGAGQRYQGIVPLEGDTLAQACETYFSQSEQVPTLIRVASRSSGEGRVAGGLLVQHLPEGEEGRERLHVRMDHPDWEHVLALASTISHEELLDPELSMEAIAWRLFSEDDEIRIQRGADLARGCRCSAEYYAAVLARFPAADQREMQDEEGRIMVDCAFCSRQFAIEV from the coding sequence ATGAAACCCGCCAGATCGACTTCCGAACTCCCCGAAACCTATTCCGACAAGCTGCTCGGTTTCACCCTCCCCGGGCGCAATGCGCGGGGGCGGGTCGTGCGGCTCGACGGGGTGATCAATGAGGTCCTCTCCGCCCACGATTATCCTGCGCCGATCACCCACCTGCTTGGCGAGGCGCTGGTGCTCGGGGCGCTCATGGGCAGCCTGCTCAAGGACGAGGGCGGGCAGCTCACCATGCAGGCCCAGACCCAGGCTGGCGTCGTCTCGCTGCTGGTCTGCGATTATCGCGGCGGATCGATGCGGGGCTATGCCGATTTCGACGCGGAAGCCCTCGCCGGGCTTGGGGCCAACCCGACGCTGGCGGCCCTGTTCGGCGAAGGTTACCTCGCGATCACCTTCGAGACCGGCGCGGGGCAGCGCTACCAGGGGATCGTGCCATTGGAAGGCGATACCCTGGCGCAGGCCTGCGAGACCTATTTCAGCCAGTCCGAACAGGTCCCGACCCTGATCCGGGTCGCGAGCCGTTCAAGCGGGGAGGGCAGGGTCGCGGGCGGCCTGCTCGTCCAGCACCTTCCCGAAGGCGAGGAAGGCCGCGAGCGGCTGCATGTGAGGATGGACCATCCCGACTGGGAGCATGTCCTCGCGCTCGCATCGACCATCAGCCACGAGGAACTGCTCGATCCCGAGCTGTCGATGGAAGCGATCGCGTGGCGGCTGTTCAGCGAGGATGACGAGATCCGCATCCAGCGCGGTGCCGATCTCGCGCGGGGGTGCAGGTGCAGTGCGGAATACTATGCCGCGGTCCTCGCACGCTTTCCGGCCGCGGACCAGCGCGAGATGCAGGACGAAGAGGGTCGGATCATGGTCGATTGCGCGTTCTGCTCGCGTCAGTTCGCGATCGAAGTCTGA